The following are from one region of the Anabas testudineus chromosome 2, fAnaTes1.2, whole genome shotgun sequence genome:
- the LOC113164666 gene encoding uncharacterized protein LOC113164666, producing MSRWKMWFVLLLPLTFCINREATVVKTPGEQLITPLCSNGTDENDENNKITLIVCKIFKSSSGEECQLLYQYGKGFEHKCGSRFKLLSKNQTVFLHLIKLTAEDSGNYTCQCTKFDGTYTFHLNITVEEDEDTSGSAELSHNHIITSVSCVTIFIIITGAILRYIHQRFSHRGQLEPPSRHSTTEPQDSEPYDTFVQRENELYSMAGMTQL from the exons ATGAGTAGATGGAAAATGtggtttgttctgctgctgccgTTGACTTTTTGCATCAACAGAGAAG CAACTGTTGTGAAGACACCTGGAGAACAACTTATCACTCCACTTTGTAGCAACGGAACAGATGAAAAcgatgaaaacaataaaatcacacTGATTGTATGTAAGATCTTCAAGAGCAGCAGCGGAGAAGAGTGTCAACTGCTGTATCAGTACGGAAAAGGCTTTGAACACAAATGTGGCTCCAGGTTCAAACTTCTTTCAAAGAATCAGACTGTATTTCTCCACCTGATCAAATTAACAGCTGAGGACAGTGGGAACTACACCTGTCAGTGTACTAAATTTGATGGAACATATACTTTCCATCTGAATATCACTGTGGAag AGGATGAAGACACCAGCGGTTCTGCAGAATTGTCCCATAATCATATAATAACCTCTGTATCCTGTGTAACTATATTCATAATCATAACTGGAGCGATCCTGCGATATATCCATCAAAGGTTTTCCCATAG AGGACAACTAGAACCACCGTCCAGACATTCAACCACG GAACCACAAGACTCTGAGCCATACGACACCTTtgtacagagagaaaatgagctTTATTCAATGGCTGGGATGACACAACTTTAG